In the genome of Methylophaga nitratireducenticrescens, one region contains:
- a CDS encoding autotransporter assembly complex protein TamA: MCLFQPFMVWADTEKNIKIELEGIEKDWSETIVNGLSINRQKNSPRLDSRSVQRLHEQAVEELKHMLTVYGYYSPEVAAELTETDENNWLAKYKIDLGQPIIIRQIDAAVEGDAKTDPAFTKILNKLPLKIGDHFDHQSYENTKKAFLRLAAERGYFDGAFACSKVSVDIEAEAADICLVYDSKQRYQFGDIEFPDTVVNANLLEAMTPIEPGEPFDANKLLRLRNNLQNSGYFATVSAQAMTSVREKAEVPIDVSLNENLKHRYSAGIGYGTDTGARMSLGWQNRYVNERGHRLSVESRLSQIATRVGADYQMPFWSENIDTVGFNTEYKQEDTDTSESRSIAVGTYYNRMRWGWEETGSIKFLNESFDVSDESASTSLLIPGIAYARTWADDTLYTRQGGRVSLELSGAAEGILSDISFSQIVVRGKYIQGFGESNRIITRATVGATEVNDFSQLPSSLRFFAGGDNSIRGFDYELLGPENDLDEVIGGRYLAVGSVEYEHMFVRNWGAAIFTDFGNAFNSWSDPIEYSVGVGIRWRSPVGLIRVDIANGISDEDKPFGLHIVIGPDL; the protein is encoded by the coding sequence TTCAGCGCTTACATGAACAGGCCGTTGAAGAATTGAAGCATATGCTTACCGTGTATGGTTATTATTCCCCCGAAGTTGCAGCCGAGTTAACCGAAACAGATGAAAATAATTGGTTAGCCAAATATAAAATTGATCTTGGTCAGCCAATTATCATTCGCCAGATTGATGCCGCAGTGGAGGGGGATGCCAAGACGGATCCAGCCTTTACCAAAATACTCAATAAACTGCCGCTAAAGATTGGGGACCATTTTGATCATCAGAGTTATGAAAATACCAAAAAAGCCTTTTTGAGACTTGCAGCTGAGCGTGGTTATTTTGACGGTGCGTTTGCCTGTAGCAAAGTCAGTGTCGATATAGAAGCCGAAGCTGCCGATATTTGTCTGGTATACGACTCAAAGCAACGCTATCAATTCGGTGACATTGAATTTCCCGATACCGTTGTCAATGCAAATCTACTTGAGGCTATGACACCAATTGAACCCGGCGAGCCCTTCGATGCCAATAAATTACTCAGGCTGCGAAATAATTTACAAAACAGTGGTTACTTCGCCACGGTCTCAGCCCAGGCGATGACATCTGTTCGTGAAAAGGCAGAAGTGCCGATAGACGTTTCGCTGAATGAAAATCTTAAGCATCGCTATAGCGCAGGTATCGGATATGGTACGGATACAGGCGCCAGAATGAGTCTGGGCTGGCAGAACCGGTACGTGAATGAGCGTGGACACAGACTCTCGGTTGAAAGCCGTCTATCGCAGATTGCCACTCGGGTTGGGGCTGATTACCAGATGCCATTCTGGAGTGAAAATATTGATACGGTGGGTTTCAATACAGAATATAAACAAGAAGATACTGATACCAGTGAAAGTCGATCCATAGCTGTTGGGACTTATTACAACCGAATGCGTTGGGGCTGGGAAGAAACCGGTAGCATCAAGTTTTTAAATGAAAGTTTTGATGTGTCTGACGAATCAGCTTCCACTTCATTACTGATTCCCGGTATTGCGTATGCAAGAACCTGGGCAGATGACACACTTTATACCCGCCAGGGTGGACGAGTCAGTTTGGAACTAAGTGGTGCGGCTGAAGGTATTTTATCTGATATCAGTTTTAGTCAGATCGTCGTCCGTGGTAAATATATCCAGGGGTTTGGTGAGTCAAACCGAATTATCACCCGTGCGACAGTTGGTGCAACAGAGGTCAATGACTTTTCACAATTACCCAGCTCTCTACGTTTCTTTGCTGGTGGTGATAACAGCATTCGTGGTTTTGATTATGAATTATTGGGTCCGGAAAATGATCTGGATGAAGTCATTGGGGGGCGTTATCTGGCGGTAGGGAGTGTCGAATATGAACATATGTTTGTTAGAAACTGGGGCGCTGCAATTTTTACTGATTTTGGTAACGCATTCAATAGTTGGTCTGATCCAATAGAGTATAGTGTGGGTGTAGGCATTCGCTGGCGTTCACCAGTTGGCTTGATTCGTGTTGATATAGCCAATGGGATTTCAGATGAAGACAAGCCTTTCGGTTTGCATATCGTGATAGGGCCTGATTTGTGA